One window of Prionailurus bengalensis isolate Pbe53 chromosome B1, Fcat_Pben_1.1_paternal_pri, whole genome shotgun sequence genomic DNA carries:
- the LOC122497183 gene encoding protein MGARP: MYLRRAVSKTLALPLRAPPGPAPLRKDASLRLMSSNKLPGSSGSNMIYYLVVGVTVSAGGYYTYKTVTSEQAKHTEHVTNLKEKTRAELHPLQGEKENCVEAEKASSEVPEASLVEVQEADAEDTPDATGAATREASARPGDLEDALVETDTVGAEAGAEVTNAAPSTVAEISTEMPSEVQNAALDEAVAISNDKGTTEKEHSGETAELEEESPPAGSESSAGDDLQEEASVGSEAASAQG; encoded by the exons ATGTATCTCCGCAGGGCGGTCTCCAAGACCCTGGCGCTGCCTCTGAGGGCGCCCCCCGGCCCCGCGCCGCTCCGGAAGGACG CATCTCTTCGCTTGATGTCGTCTAACAAATTGCCTGGATCATCTGGATCAAATATGATCTATTATCTGGTTGTAGGTGTCACAGTCAGTGCTGGTGGATATTAT ACTTACAAGACAGTCACATCAGAGCAAGCCAAACACACGGAACATgtaacaaatttgaaagaaaaaaccaGAGCAGAGTTACATCCACTCCAAG GTGAAAAAGAGAACTGTGTGGAAGCTGAGAAAGCAAGTTCAGAAGTCCCTGAAGCGTCTTTAGTGGAAGTACAGGAGGCAGATGCAGAAGATACCCCAGATGCTACAGGTGCAGCCACGAGAGAGGCTTCAGCCCGCCCAGGTGATTTGGAGGACGCTCTGGTGGAGACAGACACGGTCGGTGCTGAAGCTGGGGCAGAGGTTACAAATGCAGCACCCAGCACAGTGGCAGAAATCAGCACTGAAATGCCCTCAGAGGTTCAGAATGCAGCTTTGGATGAAGCTGTTGCCATCAGTAATGATAAAGGGACAACAGAGAAGGAACACTCTGGTGAAACTGCTGAACTGGAAGAAGAGAGTCCTCCAGCTGGGTCAGAATCCTCCGCTGGGGATGATTTACAGGAGGAAGCCAGTGTTGGTTCTGAGGCAGCCTCTGCTCAAGGCTGA